One Thalassotalea atypica DNA window includes the following coding sequences:
- a CDS encoding TatD family hydrolase has product MIDIGVNLTNSRFEHDYPEVIARAQLAGLEQLIVTGTNVEESIAALELCALSPKFLSCTAGVHPHDADGVSEDYLFTLAELAKNESVKAIGECGLDFNRNFSTPKQQIKVFREQVALAERLNMPLFLHQRDAFEPWQEILSSVVGKVPALISHCFTGDVKQMHACLEMGMYLGITGWVCDERRGAELQTAVKELPLERLLVETDAPYLTPRNIRPKPKSSRNEPSYLPFVVQKIAALKNVSDTVIIEHSRENAKKVFSL; this is encoded by the coding sequence GTGATTGATATAGGTGTCAACCTAACCAACAGTCGTTTTGAACACGATTACCCTGAGGTCATTGCAAGAGCTCAACTAGCAGGTTTAGAGCAACTCATAGTGACTGGTACTAATGTTGAAGAGAGCATTGCTGCGCTTGAGCTCTGTGCGCTGTCACCGAAGTTTCTTTCATGTACTGCTGGTGTGCATCCTCACGATGCTGATGGTGTTAGTGAGGATTATTTATTCACCCTTGCCGAATTGGCAAAAAATGAATCTGTGAAGGCTATTGGTGAGTGTGGACTAGATTTCAATCGAAACTTTTCAACACCCAAGCAACAAATTAAGGTCTTTAGAGAACAAGTCGCTCTGGCGGAAAGACTCAATATGCCGCTATTTCTACATCAACGTGACGCGTTCGAGCCCTGGCAAGAAATATTGTCGTCTGTGGTCGGTAAAGTGCCAGCTCTGATCTCCCATTGTTTTACTGGTGATGTAAAACAAATGCACGCTTGTCTAGAGATGGGTATGTACCTTGGCATTACGGGCTGGGTATGTGATGAACGACGCGGTGCTGAATTGCAAACCGCCGTCAAAGAGTTACCATTAGAGAGATTGCTGGTGGAAACTGATGCCCCCTACCTCACGCCAAGAAACATAAGACCCAAACCTAAAAGCAGTCGCAATGAACCAAGCTATTTACCGTTTGTTGTTCAAAAAATTGCTGCACTAAAAAATGTGTCAGATACCGTGATTATTGAGCATAGCCGCGAAAACGCGAAAAAGGTCTTTAGTTTATGA